From the genome of Methanothrix soehngenii GP6:
GCTAAGAGGATGATGGTACCGCCGGGAAGGGCGGCATTCTTGGCATTGTCCAAAGCCTTCTGGGCCTGGAATAAATTGAGGTCCTTGGGCCTGCCTCCGGCGCAGCTGACTACGATCTCCGCCGGCTCCACATAACGGCGATACATCCGGTCAACTGCCGCCGCCCCCACTCTATGCGCCTTTATGAAGTCTCCAGCGGTAGACAGGACGATCTCCTTTTGGCTATTCAAGACAGTGTTAAGTATGAAATCCAGATCCGCGATTCGGGCAGCATCCTCCATATCCAGGCGGACGGGGCTTTTCAGGTTCCCGGTAGTTGCCGCAGGATCCCTCATCAGCTCGTGATTCCTGACCACAGAGGGCTCGGAGCTAACCCCGGGGAGAATGGCCTTTGCCCCGCCGCTGAAGCCGGCATAATAGTGATACTCGATATTTCCCGTAGCCACTATCAGGTCAGAGGAGGCGACCGCCTCCAGAACCTCCACCGGAGTTCCCCGCTCAGTCCATCCCAGGGGAACGCAGCCTTTGGAGTCGTGCTGAACATGAGGCAAGCAAATGCAGTCCTTTAAGAGATACTCCTCCTCGGCAACGGTCATCCTTCGATGGGTGCCCAGAGCGAAGACAACAAACAGACTCCTGATACCCAGCTCCCGGATCCTCTTGACAAGCGGAGGAAGCATGAGGTGGCTGGGAGCAGGGCGGGTGATATCGCTGACCAGAATGGAAGCCGACCTTGCCCCTGCAAAATCCTCCAGCCTCCTTCCAACCGCCTGATCTAAGGATCTCTCGACCTCCCCGGAGCCGGCTGGCGGAAGCTCCTGGGGAAGGACGACCTTTGCCTCCTCGCCTGCAAGAAGATCGAGGCAACCCTGGCCGTAATTGAGCTTAATGGTATTGTTATTCGGTTTCATTGGCGTGGCAGTCCGCTATTCATCTTATATTATCCAGAGATGGTTTTGAATATATATATGACCTATGTCTTCCAGACCACCGCTCGGGTGAGCATCTCAGAGAAGGCATCGAATATCGGCCGGTCCGTCTGGAAGAGGAAATAGTTCGCACCGACCTGGTCACATGCTTCTCTGATCTTTTCGTTATGCTCTGCCAGTCTCGTCTGGTAGTCCGCCCGCTCTCCCTCAGTCACCCGGGTGATGACGGAAAGGCCGCTCTCCATATCTACGAATTTAACATCCCCGCCGAATCCCATCCCCATCTCATCCGGGGAGAGGACCTGAATGACCACCAGCTCATGTCCGGAGAGGCGAAAGATGCTGGTTATCACATCCTCGGTATCCTCCAGGAGGTCGGATATCAGCACCACCAGGCTGGTGGTCTTGATCTGGGAGGCAAAAAGCTCTGAGACCAGCTTCAGGTTGGTTCTTCCTCGGGGCAGAGTATCATCAAGCATGGCAATGGATGAAATCAGGTTCCTCCTCCCTCGCTTTGGCTCTCCGGGATAGAACCGGTGGCAGAAACGCGACAAAGTGTATTTCTCGTTCTCCATGGTGGCCAGATAGGCAAAGCCCGCAGCCAGGCGGGAGGAATAGGCATACTTTCCGGCATAGCCCATGCTGGCGCTGCTGTCTAAGAGGATATGGACCACAAGGCTTCTCTCCTCCTCATGCTCCCGGATGAAGAGCTTCTCCGTCCTTCCGTAGACCTTCCAGTCCACCAGCTTGAAGTCGTCCCCCTTGCGATACTCCCGATAGCCCACCGGGCTGATGCCGTGGCCAAATCGCATCGATTTCCTCCCACCGCTATATGCCGTGGAGACGCGCTTCCGGACGAGCAGAGTGAATCGCTCCAGCTCTTTGAAGAAATCAGTATCCATAATTCATCTCATAGCGATAGGCTCTTCAGGATGTCACCTACCACCTGATCGCGGGTGAGGCCCTTCCTCTCCGCCTCGAATCCCAATATTATTCTATGCCTGAGTACAGGATAGGCCATTACATGCAGGTCTTCTTTGGATACATAGTTCCTCCCCTGCAGAAATGCTCTGGCCTTAGCCGATAAGATGAGGCCGATGGAGGCCCTGGGGCTTGCACCATACTGGACCCCGTCCCAGTTACGTGTGGCCAGGACCAGGTTAACCACCGCCCGTTTCAGATCATCCGCGATCGGTATATCGCGACAGAGCTTCTGAAGGGCAATAACCTCCTCCTTGCTCACTTGAGGTGAGACCTTGGGCTCCGCCCGGATGGTATACCGCTCCAGGATCTCCAGCTCCTCATCCATCGTGGGATACTCCATGAAGATCTTGAGCAGGAACCTGTCCAGCTGAGCCTCGGGCAATGGGAAGGTTCCTTCCATCTCTATGGGATTCTGGGTGGCCAAAATGAAGAAGGGCCTGTCCAGAGCATAGGTTTTGTTGCCCACGGTTACCTGTTTTTCCTGCATGGCCTCTAAAAGGGCGCTCTGAGTCTTGGGCGAAGCCCGGTTGATCTCGTCCGCCAAGACGATATTAGAGAAGACTGGCCCCGGCTCGAAGCGGAACTTCTTTCCCCCGCCGATCTCGTCTATAATGGTGGTGCCGGTGATATCCGCCGGCATCAAATCCGGCGTGCACTGAATTCTGCTGAAGTCCAGGCCCATGCAAGAAGCAGTGGTCTTCACAAGCAGAGTCTTGGCCAGACCCGGATTGCTCTCCAAAAGGGCATGACCTCCGGCGATAATCGACACCAAAAGCTGCTCTATGGCCCTGTCCTGGCCGACGATCACCTTATCGATCTCTTTTCGGAGCCTCTGGAAAATCTCCGGAGCTCGGCTGTAGACTGATCTGAGATCCTCCGACATTATTCTCTTCTGAAGAGATTTTGGTCTAATTATACCTTTTCCAGCAATCCAGAAGATGTAAATATAGTGCATACTATCTTATTAATGGAGACATAGATGACGAGCACCGATGCCATAAGGGCTACAGTGGATGAGCTTCTAAGGGTGCTCTCCGCCAGGAACATAATTGGGGAGCCTATGGACTTGGAGGACAAGATCATCATACCCATCACCAAGATGGGGATGGGATTTGGCACTGGCCAGGAACCAGGGGAGAGCGAGGCCATTAAAGTCAAGGCAGGCGGAGGGGTGGGAGTTATACCCATCGCCATAGTGGTAGTGTTCAAAGGGATTCCCGGTGAGGATGGTGTCAAGGTGATTCCTTTATCCGGCCATATCTCAGGCAACCAGCCCCTGGCTGAGATGGCCAGTGCTGCCCAATCTATCCTGGAGAGATTTGCTGCCTCCCAGGAGAGAAAAGAAAAAGATAGGAAAGAGAAGAGATCCTCTCGAGAGACTGCGGTGCTCGTCGAATAGAGGGCCATTGATAGATGCCTTATAATGGATTTCAAAGGACAATTTCAGGATCTAACTCAGCGTGAGGCATTCTTGATGCCACTGACCCTACAAATTCTGACAGGGATATCGTCCCCTAGCCTTTTGACATCAGCCGCATTAATCCTAATGCTTTTTATCGCCCTCCTGCTAATCCTTCTGATAATTCCCTTAAGTCTATGCCTGTTCCTCTGCAAAGAGGGGCAACTGGTTGAGGGAAAGCTGAGAGGATCATGGCTGGGAATATCTGCAGGCGGTGACTTGAGAAGCAAGGAGACCCAGCTTCTGGGAAGGCTCTGGATATCGTGGCATAACATCAGACTGCTATATAGAGAGACTTCCGCTCCATCAGCCCTCGATCTTATTGCATCGATAACCGGGGGTGAAAAGGAAAAAGATGAGGAAAAAGAGATTAAGAAAGTTAAAAAAGGCAGCGCAGGAATAGCGAAAAGAGGATCACCAGACAAGAGAAAGTATAAAGAAGGGCAAGATGAAAGCCATCCTGGCTCGGATGAAAAGGGCGGAGAATTGGAGGTTATTGAAGAGGGCGATGCCGATGGAATAAGCGTTCACCGGATCCGGTCTGTGCTGGCAGCCATGCCCGCCTTTATCGATTTTATTCGGGATCTTTTCAGATCATTCCACTTCAAGACCATCCGCTGCCACCTGCAGTTAGGGCTTGATGATCCTTCCGAGACTGCCATATTAACTGGAAGGCTCTGGTCTATAGCAGCTTTTCTCAGTTATCTTGGAGCGGATATCCAGATCGAGCCATTCTTTGAAGAAGAGCGATTGGAGGGAGAGCTTCTGGCAGAGGCCAGAATGCGTCCCATCCGTATCCCAGCAGCGGTTATCTCCGCCCTGCGGGAGAAGGAGATGAGATCGCTGTTAAAGGATGCTATCGGCTGGGGGCGCTGAATGAAAATGCGGGATGCAAATGAGCTATATGAGAATGGGCTGTATGAGAATGGGCTGTATGGAGAGGTGCCTCATAGATGAATAAAAATACTAAAAATAAATGGATCCCCAAGATGCAGACGCATATACTGGCAGGAGCAGAGATCAGGGCAGGATCCAGAGTGCTCTATCCCATCATCAAGATCCTGGTCATCGCCGCTGGAGATCGGCTGCTGGGATTCAGATTAAGCCCGATTGCATTACTGATTGCGGAGCCCGGAATGCGATATGCGATCTCCATGGAAGGAAAGCAATTGGCCTTGGATGAGGTCTACAAGCTGGCTCCATCTCTGAGAGATCTTGATCTCAAAACGGCTGATCAGCGCATCCATAGGATATGCGA
Proteins encoded in this window:
- a CDS encoding GerW family sporulation protein; translation: MTSTDAIRATVDELLRVLSARNIIGEPMDLEDKIIIPITKMGMGFGTGQEPGESEAIKVKAGGGVGVIPIAIVVVFKGIPGEDGVKVIPLSGHISGNQPLAEMASAAQSILERFAASQERKEKDRKEKRSSRETAVLVE
- a CDS encoding AAA family ATPase produces the protein MSEDLRSVYSRAPEIFQRLRKEIDKVIVGQDRAIEQLLVSIIAGGHALLESNPGLAKTLLVKTTASCMGLDFSRIQCTPDLMPADITGTTIIDEIGGGKKFRFEPGPVFSNIVLADEINRASPKTQSALLEAMQEKQVTVGNKTYALDRPFFILATQNPIEMEGTFPLPEAQLDRFLLKIFMEYPTMDEELEILERYTIRAEPKVSPQVSKEEVIALQKLCRDIPIADDLKRAVVNLVLATRNWDGVQYGASPRASIGLILSAKARAFLQGRNYVSKEDLHVMAYPVLRHRIILGFEAERKGLTRDQVVGDILKSLSL
- a CDS encoding DUF58 domain-containing protein, with amino-acid sequence MDTDFFKELERFTLLVRKRVSTAYSGGRKSMRFGHGISPVGYREYRKGDDFKLVDWKVYGRTEKLFIREHEEERSLVVHILLDSSASMGYAGKYAYSSRLAAGFAYLATMENEKYTLSRFCHRFYPGEPKRGRRNLISSIAMLDDTLPRGRTNLKLVSELFASQIKTTSLVVLISDLLEDTEDVITSIFRLSGHELVVIQVLSPDEMGMGFGGDVKFVDMESGLSVITRVTEGERADYQTRLAEHNEKIREACDQVGANYFLFQTDRPIFDAFSEMLTRAVVWKT
- a CDS encoding DUF2953 domain-containing protein, with amino-acid sequence MRSKETQLLGRLWISWHNIRLLYRETSAPSALDLIASITGGEKEKDEEKEIKKVKKGSAGIAKRGSPDKRKYKEGQDESHPGSDEKGGELEVIEEGDADGISVHRIRSVLAAMPAFIDFIRDLFRSFHFKTIRCHLQLGLDDPSETAILTGRLWSIAAFLSYLGADIQIEPFFEEERLEGELLAEARMRPIRIPAAVISALREKEMRSLLKDAIGWGR
- a CDS encoding nickel-dependent lactate racemase family protein, with product MKPNNNTIKLNYGQGCLDLLAGEEAKVVLPQELPPAGSGEVERSLDQAVGRRLEDFAGARSASILVSDITRPAPSHLMLPPLVKRIRELGIRSLFVVFALGTHRRMTVAEEEYLLKDCICLPHVQHDSKGCVPLGWTERGTPVEVLEAVASSDLIVATGNIEYHYYAGFSGGAKAILPGVSSEPSVVRNHELMRDPAATTGNLKSPVRLDMEDAARIADLDFILNTVLNSQKEIVLSTAGDFIKAHRVGAAAVDRMYRRYVEPAEIVVSCAGGRPKDLNLFQAQKALDNAKNAALPGGTIILLAECCEGLGHPAFERWACEASSAEDCWERFGREYEFGGHKAAFLARESMEHHLILVSSMPRDKVEMCFMNPAKTLDEALAMAKARQGKDARMLVMPYGNLTLAVGKRASAHGSWP